In Macrobrachium nipponense isolate FS-2020 chromosome 36, ASM1510439v2, whole genome shotgun sequence, a genomic segment contains:
- the LOC135203333 gene encoding cuticle protein AMP4-like translates to MKTAALFLLALVAMTASEKLPAAVPVPVAIIRQTQVNPDALGAHSSDFQAENGIVFQFSGSQGLTGGSNMIGSWSYPQADGTLAEVTFVADENGFQPQSSLLPVAPAFPHPIPQFVLDQIEFARLEKERQQREGNRA, encoded by the exons ATGAAGACC GCCGCCCTCTTCCTCCTCGCCCTCGTGGCCATGACCGCCTCCGAAAAGCTGCCCGCAGCAGTCCCAGTGCCCGTGGCCATCATCAGACAGACCCAGGTCAACCCAGATGCCCTCGGTGCCCACAGCTCCGACTTCCAAGCCGAGAACGGCATCGTCTTCCAGTTCTCCGGGTCCCAGGGACTCACTGGAGGCTCCAACATGATCGGATCTTGGAG CTACCCACAAGCCGACGGAACCTTAGCTGAGGTCACCTTCGTGGCCGACGAGAACGGATTCCAGCCCCAGTCCTCGTTGTTGCCAGTGGCTCCCGccttcccccaccccatcccccagtTCGTCCTCGACCAGATCGAGTTCGCCAGGCTCGAGAAGGAGAGACAGCAACGAGAGGGAAACAGAGCCTAA
- the LOC135203334 gene encoding cuticle protein AMP4-like, whose amino-acid sequence MKTVILFALLSLALAEKLPAAVPVPVAIIRQTQVNPDALGAHSSDFEAENGIVFQFSGSQGLTGGSNMIGSWSYPQADGTLAEVTFVADENGFQPQSSLLPVAPAFPHPIPQFVLDQIEFARLEKERQQREGNRA is encoded by the exons ATGAAGacc GTCATCCTCTTCGCTCTCCTTTCCCTGGCACTCGCCGAGAAGCTGCCCGCAGCAGTGCCAGTGCCCGTGGCCATCATCAGACAGACCCAGGTCAACCCAGATGCCCTCGGTGCCCACAGCTCAGACTTCGAAGCCGAGAATGGCATCGTCTTCCAGTTCTCCGGATCCCAGGGACTCACTGGAGGCTCAAACATGATCGGATCTTGGAG CTACCCACAAGCCGACGGAACCTTAGCTGAGGTCACCTTCGTGGCCGACGAGAACGGATTCCAGCCCCAGTCCTCGTTGTTGCCAGTGGCTCCCGccttcccccaccccatcccccagtTCGTCCTCGACCAGATCGAGTTCGCCAGGCTCGAGAAGGAGAGACAGCAACGAGAGGGAAACAGGGCTTAG
- the LOC135203335 gene encoding cuticle protein AMP4-like has translation MKTVILFALLSLALAEKLPAAVPVPVAIIRQTQVNPDALGAHSSDFEAENGIVFQFSGSQGLTGGSNMIGSWSYPQADGTLAEVTFVADENGFQPQSSLLPVAPAFPHPIPQFVLDQIEFARLEKERQQREGNRA, from the exons ATGAAGacc GTCATCCTCTTCGCTCTCCTTTCCCTGGCACTCGCCGAGAAGCTGCCCGCAGCAGTGCCAGTGCCCGTGGCCATCATCAGACAGACCCAGGTCAACCCAGATGCCCTCGGTGCCCACAGCTCCGACTTCGAAGCCGAGAACGGCATCGTCTTCCAGTTCTCCGGATCCCAGGGACTCACTGGAGGCTCAAACATGATCGGATCTTGGAG CTACCCACAAGCCGACGGAACCTTAGCTGAGGTCACCTTCGTGGCCGACGAGAACGGATTCCAGCCCCAGTCCTCGTTGTTGCCAGTGGCTCCCGccttcccccaccccatcccACAGTTCGTCCTCGACCAGATCGAGTTCGCCAGGCTCGAGAAGGAGAGACAGCAACGAGAGGGAAACAGGGCTTAG